TACAGTTGAGACTCCTCCAAGATATTTTATCTTCCGACCACTTTATTTGAACCATGCAAACTAGTAGATTTTACTTTTAGCGAATGTGATGTGAGCCAAGAAGAGTTAAATTGGGTAGTGACACAACTCAGTAAGCATCAAGTGAAAAAACTCAAATAAGTAGTTTCTTACCCTGAAGAGTTCCTTCCTTAGTAGAGCCAAATGGTAGGAACGAGCTGTTGGATTCCTTTAAATGATTGCCATCAGGAGCAACAACATCACTGTGACATAAATAGattaaaagttacaagaaaaatgaCCAGTGACCAGTTCacggggttttttttttttttgggggggggttaACGGGAATTGTAGACCAACCTATGTAATTCAGTCTTCATATCTACTGTTGATTGAAGTCTCTGTCCCATGTCTAAAGTCACATTTGATGTCAAAAATCTCACTGAGAAACATTTTATGTAGGAAAAGATTTATAAGCGACAACGACTataaaaaggagagaaaaattgAATGAAGTGCGGCTGCAATTACCACAATGGAAAATGGAATGtcttaatcacaaattcattaGATATAGAGAGAATCTGAagttctaaaaaataaaaatccctcTTTTGTTTTGAGCTACTGGGAGATCTTGCAGGAGACCGTAACCCATCAATTTCAGCAAATAGGATACCGCATGCTCTGTTTATGTCCATGAATCAGTAATCATAAATTCATGAATAACAGAACTGCAGTGGAGGTACCCCATACTTTCCTACTTTTATTCATGACCAAAAGCATGAATGCAAATTACTGGAAAATGACCAAGTCAGGACACCTGCAAACACCTACTAATCAAATCACCACCCACAACTTTTTcatgagaaaaaataaatttgacgAGATAAGTTATATTTTAGGTGAAAGTTAGAAACTTGTAGTGCCTGGATAGAGTACAATTTGGAGTCTACTGATACCTTTTAATCTTTATCTATCTCTAGTATAATCCTAACCGAAAACTTTTAAATGAACAGGATACGCATTTCACTGGATGCTAAAAAGTAGCTTCAAGTCCAACCTACATCCTGAATTATTTAATTTCCTTATAACATGCTGGTACACAACTATAGTTCCGGTTGTAACTGTCTTTCCTAGAGTTAATAAAATAATGGTCATAATGCAGTATAAGTTGATAAGAGACAATAAATGAAAGACAGGCTGCAAGAGTACCTTTTTTCACCTCAATGCCTTGAATTGCTTGCATAACCTTTGcaagaaaaagaataataatatcaAACACCATACAACTTGATTaataaaatgaatcatcaacaaaCTACTCCATAAAAATAATGGAAAGATTTTGTTTATAATCTAAGGGCATAAATATCGGCATAACTGTACAATTAAAGATGTTTTGACAAGCTCCATGTAAGCTTCATCTTCCACTATTAACATACCTGGTCTTGTTCACAACCAAAAATAGCTGGTCTTGGTAAAGCATCATTATGAAATGCATCTTGTACAAGTTGTGAAGCTGAAAGGACAAAGGAGGAGAGCTAATGTCTTTGATTTTCATCACCTAGAAACTGAACAGACTAGCTGAATTTTGAAAATCAGGAAACACTAGCTGATGACAAAAACTGCACCTGGTTTTGCAGCCAAGTCTATAGGTGCATCTACTGGCCTTTTAGAGCTCTGTGACTTATCTTTCTCAGCAGGTCCAAAGTTATTGGAAACTATAGAATCAGGACCATTTTTATGCTCCAACGGAAATGAAGACCAATCAATTTTTGAGGATGATAGAGTCCTCAGCATTTCTTCTGTTGCTTTAGATCTCACTTTTCGTATTTCATCTTGGATGTTCCATGAGCCAGTGGCAGGAGAATCTCTTTTCCGCTGCAATCATGTTAAATATATAAGAAGCAAATTAAATCATAACCAAGGGAAAAAAGGAACTGCACATAGTATCACTCTTACACCCACAGCACATGTACATTATTCATACAGAAGCATAAGCACATGCATCTTTTCTTATCCAGTAAACAAAGTTTCAATAGCCTCAGGTTAGGGAAAcctgtatttttttttttatttatagaagAAGAAGACCATCAGTGGTCTTAGGACCTATTAGTCCACATAAGAATTCCCAGCTTTATCATCTAATAACATCTTCCTAACATTATTCAAAGGCAACTCAAATATGACTAACTCTAAAGCATTTTCAGGACATGTTTTTGCTATATAATCAGCTACCATATTAGCAATTTAAATTCCTTTCTGATATGATCACAATTCagggaaaaaaacaaaagaaaaagagaagctTATCCCCAAAAGCAATTGCAAAAGTAACGCAAAAGGTCAGCTGGAAACTTTTATCATGTCCACTATGATCAAATCACATGTTATACGCCGAAGAAGCCAGAATAGCCATCAATCTTCTTACATGTATTTGAATAAGATACATACGTGAATCATGAAATAAATTCATACATAGGAATAAGCATATAACAGCACCTTGGATGAGTACAAAAAATTGCCTCCAATTGAATATGGTGATGGATATCTAAATTCAATATTGTTTTTAGAAGGTGTTGCCCATGGAGGACAAGTTCGCATGTATGACTTGGCCATGCGCACAGGTGATCCCTCTTCACCTTCAACATCCTGCAGCAATAGAACTTACTGAGATAGAAATGGCCATATTTTTGCACTAATGTAATATTCAGACATCAACAACTTTAATTTTTAGTTTCCTTCAAAAGCAGTGGTGTGGTGTTAAAATCAGTACTCCACTAAAGAACTATGCAAAAAGGAATGACATCACTTTTCATCATTGCCTTCACGGTTAAGTGTGAGTAAATTATGAAACCAAACAACTGGCACAAGTGCCCATTATAAGAAATTGACatgtttaagaaaaataaattctagAGTTAGGGAGAAAAAGAATAGAACTTTTATGGTCAAACGGCTCATATATTCAAACCATCCCAGCATACATGTTAAGTGTTTTTTCCTTATAAGATCTCCCAACAATCATTAAGCACAGGAAGcatctatatgtatatattggtAATTTATAACAAATGAAACCAGGTTAATTTGAGGTACAGGAACCACAAACTTCATACAGACATATGGACATAAATGTATTCAGCAAGGGACGTAAATAACACATGAAAAGACATCAGCTTAAAATTTATGTGAAAACAGAGGTCGAGCACAGTTTCAATCCACAAAGCAGAAAGAGATAGCACAGAACGAAGAtgagaaggagaaggagaataAAAAGAACATTCAGCATAAAACATATGAGGCAAGAAACACATTAAGGCATATCAGCTTAAAAGTTGTACAAAGAGAGAGGTAGAGGAAATTCTTCAAAGCTGAAAGGTGGTGGCAGATAATCAATGAccaaagggaaagaaaaagaacattCAGCATAAGTTATAGGTTATATGAGACAAATTGGGTTAAGTAATATCACACAGCTTTACTCAAGAAGCTAGCATCATTGATGAAACAGGCAGTATCATGGCGATAATATAATAAAAGCCCTCATGACTTTTCACTTCCAATTTTTCCTTCTAAGAAAGAATCCACAAGACAAGAGCATCATAGGGAAAAAGAATTACAAACATGTTTCAATGTAACATAATTCAGAGCAGAGGTCCCGTGATGCATTTCTGACTTCTTCATCTCTAACAACTTTTTTGCCTCCAAAACAGCTGTGCTGCAAAAATCATGAATTTCAACATCTGAAAAACAAGCAACACAATCAGTCAACTATTATTGATGAGAAATTCATCCTTGAAATTTGGTGTCTCTGAAGTTTATGAAAGCTGTACTACTTCCACCTGTTCTATCAGGCATTTCATTTAGTCTACCAAACCCCAAGCCACTGGTCGATGGGGAATCCATAACTCTTGACTTGATAATATCTGTTAGTTTATCACACTCTTGCCTGGTCAAAATAGCATCCATTCAAATCTTAAAGTCAAACTATGCTTATGGGACATATAAATGTGGGATAACCAGTTAAAACGCATAATCAATTAAAAAATGTCCATGAGAAGTTTGACAAAGAATTAAACCCTGAAAATGTTATAATATACATGCATTACTAGGTGTCAATCACATATTTACGAGCAGAACACCTTatggaggaagaagaaaaggattaAAGCAGACAAAATGCTCAAATAAGAAAATTAAGTTCTTACCTTGAGAAAGACTCCTGCATGAGAAGCTGCTCTATCAGACGCTTGAGTTCTTTCTTTCCTGCAAAAGACTGGGGCTCTCTCTGATTCCCCGCAAAGGAACAACTAAGGCATCCTCTAAGATAATTATAATCAACACTTGTGTCAAGAATGTCTAGATACATGCTACCATGACAAGTAAAATTagtgaaaagaaaaatcaagaaattagCATCAAATTTACCAGTATCACCACAAAGTTTTAAGAGAAAAATCAAAGTTCCTTTTGCAGCATGACGCAAAGCATAAAGGGTAGCACGCTTACATCTTCTATTGTATGAACCCCTTGAGATGAGACTTCCTGATCGTCGTTGTCGTGAGTGCCATCTgcacccaaaaatatttttaaattaaattaacaaacaTAACTGCTAGTCGTGCACTGCTACCTGAGGAAACAAAACTTTTTCAGAAGCATAACAGTCTAGCAACATGGATTGTTTACCTCCCCCTATGTTAATCTATTAGCCTCTTTTTCTATTGAAAAGAAATACgctaaattatcatttaaaaagTTAGGGCCACTGTGAAAAAGGACAAGAAAGATGAAGACAGCC
The genomic region above belongs to Gossypium hirsutum isolate 1008001.06 chromosome D05, Gossypium_hirsutum_v2.1, whole genome shotgun sequence and contains:
- the LOC107906769 gene encoding protein KAKU4 isoform X1, whose amino-acid sequence is MATVSGAAPCQDSQSGAEMDLNSTLDNPNWISRHIFPPTRAIVNGASRMLASVFGFESSSSSSSSSECDSCSDGTHDNDDQEVSSQGVHTIEDREPQSFAGKKELKRLIEQLLMQESFSRQECDKLTDIIKSRVMDSPSTSGLGFGRLNEMPDRTDVEIHDFCSTAVLEAKKLLEMKKSEMHHGTSALNYVTLKHDVEGEEGSPVRMAKSYMRTCPPWATPSKNNIEFRYPSPYSIGGNFLYSSKRKRDSPATGSWNIQDEIRKVRSKATEEMLRTLSSSKIDWSSFPLEHKNGPDSIVSNNFGPAEKDKSQSSKRPVDAPIDLAAKPASQLVQDAFHNDALPRPAIFGCEQDQVMQAIQGIEVKKVRFLTSNVTLDMGQRLQSTVDMKTELHSDVVAPDGNHLKESNSSFLPFGSTKEGTLQESQVEDKNFWTLNEVAGISSANGFPSGSNMSSEVDKEKNHTPIISKEDKAVGCGHDNAFRVVAEVKCEPLCEESMEVPMVNETDAATSGSQHSWSMPFEGSPQNQNALISEGNLAGKSNSGIEKKPQQQGKKVSRYNRRGRGRGR
- the LOC107906769 gene encoding protein KAKU4 isoform X2; its protein translation is MATVSGAAPCQDSQSGAEMDLNSTLDNPNWISRHIFPPTRAIVNGASRMLASVFGFESSSSSSSSSECDSCSDGTHDNDDQEVSSQGVHTIEDREPQSFAGKKELKRLIEQLLMQESFSRQECDKLTDIIKSRVMDSPSTSGLGFGRLNEMPDRTDVEIHDFCSTAVLEAKKLLEMKKSEMHHGTSALNYVTLKHDVEGEEGSPVRMAKSYMRTCPPWATPSKNNIEFRYPSPYSIGGNFLYSSKRKRDSPATGSWNIQDEIRKVRSKATEEMLRTLSSSKIDWSSFPLEHKNGPDSIVSNNFGPAEKDKSQSSKRPVDAPIDLAAKPASQLVQDAFHNDALPRPAIFGCEQDQVMQAIQGIEVKKVRFLTSNVTLDMGQRLQSTVDMKTELHSDVVAPDGNHLKESNSSFLPFGSTKEGTLQESQVEDKNFWTLNEVAGISSANGFPSGSNFPSFQYVF
- the LOC107906769 gene encoding protein KAKU4 isoform X3, encoding MATVSGAAPCQDSQSGAEMDLNSTLDNPNWISRHIFPPTRAIVNGASRMLASVFGFESSSSSSSSSECDSCSDGTHDNDDQEVSSQGVHTIEDREPQSFAGKKELKRLIEQLLMQESFSRQECDKLTDIIKSRVMDSPSTSGLGFGRLNEMPDRTDVEIHDFCSTAVLEAKKLLEMKKSEMHHGTSALNYVTLKHDVEGEEGSPVRMAKSYMRTCPPWATPSKNNIEFRYPSPYSIGGNFLYSSKRKRDSPATGSWNIQDEIRKVRSKATEEMLRTLSSSKIDWSSFPLEHKNGPDSIVSNNFGPAEKDKSQSSKRPVDAPIDLAAKPASQLVQDAFHNDALPRPAIFGCEQDQVMQAIQGIEVKKVRFLTSNVTLDMGQRLQSTVDMKTELHSDVVAPDGNHLKESNSSFLPFGSTKEGTLQVCLLKWIKRKIIHRLSARRTRQLVVDMTMHLELWQR